Genomic window (Acidobacteriota bacterium):
CACCGACGAAGAGATCCGCGAGGCGCTCTCGGATGCGGTCTCGACGATCATCAACGCCGTGCGCGTCGCGCTCGAGCGTACGCCGCCGGAACTTTCGGCGGACATTGTCGAACGCGGCATCGTCCTGACGGGCGGCGGCGCGCTGCTCAAGAATCTCGACAAACGACTGATGATCGAGACCGGACTCCCGGTCGTCCTTGCGGACGATCCGCTTTCGTCCGTCGTGCTCGGAACCGGCAAGATGTTATCGGATTTCGAACTCCTGAAACGCGTCAAATGGGACAATTCATTGATGACGGGAAGCTAAAAGAGAAAGCAGTTAGCCGTGAGCGGTGAGCAGTGAAGTGCGAGCCGCGAACTGCTCGCTGCAAACTGCCGACCGATTACTGCTAGCTGCGAACTGATCAATGGTTGAGCGAAGTCAAAAGGAAGTTTGGAGACTGACGCCATGGCTGATGATTGCCCTTTTGTTGGGCAATTTCGTGCTTATGGCGTACGACGCGCGGACATCGTCGGACGAGCGTGTGATCCGGGTCTGGATGCTCGCCATCGCCAATTTTGTACAGTCTCCGGTGACCACCGTTTCGGCTTCGGTCACAAACTACTTCCAATCGATCTCGACCCTGCGTTCGGCCCAGACCGAAAATGACACGCTCAAACAGCGCGTTCAGGAACTTGAGGTCCAGGTTCAGAGAAGCGAGGAACTATCGAAAGAAAACGATCGCCTCAAGGGCCTTCTCGACCTGAAGTCCGAATCCAAGTACAAGATCCTTCCGGCGCAGATCATCGGCCGCGATCCCTCGGCCTGGTTCGACCATTCGGTGATCAACCGCGGCAGCCTCGATGGCGTCAAGCTGAATATGCCGATCGTCAACAACGGTGGTTTGATCGGGCGCGTCGTCGCGGTCAGTCCGTTGACCGCGCGGATCAACCTTGTAACCAAAGACAAGTCGGGTCTCGGCGGCGTCATCGGCGAACTCGGAACGTCGAACGCGATCGGCGTCGTCAGCGGCAACGGCCAGCGTGAACTTCTTGAAATGGGTTATGTTCCGGGAACGATCGAGGTGCAGGTCGGCGAGATCGTTTACACGACAGGTCAGGACGGGATCTATCCGCCCGGTTTGAAGCTGGGCGAAGTCGTTGAAGTGCGTCCCGGTTCGGCCACCGTGCCGCAACAGATCTTTATCCGGCCCTCGGCGAGGTTGTACTCGATGGAAGAGGTCGCGGTTCTGCTTTATGAACCGCCGCAAAGGCCCGAATACGAAAAGACGCTGCCGAACGCGGCCGCCGAGGACAAGAAAAGGAAACCGTAAGCGTTCAGAATAATGGAGCAAGTTAAGATAATCATCGCCTTGATAATCGCCATTGCCCTGCAATGGACGCTTCGGAACGTCGCCGAACCGCTTACCTTCATCGACTTTCCGCTGATCATCGTGGTCTATGCAGCGCTTCAGCGAAACGCGTTCAATGCGCTGATCTTCGGAGCGCTTTCGGGCATCGCCGTCGATGCTCTCAGCGGCGGACTTCTGGGTGCCAACGGCTTCTCGAAAACCCTTGTCGC
Coding sequences:
- the mreC gene encoding rod shape-determining protein MreC, with the protein product MIALLLGNFVLMAYDARTSSDERVIRVWMLAIANFVQSPVTTVSASVTNYFQSISTLRSAQTENDTLKQRVQELEVQVQRSEELSKENDRLKGLLDLKSESKYKILPAQIIGRDPSAWFDHSVINRGSLDGVKLNMPIVNNGGLIGRVVAVSPLTARINLVTKDKSGLGGVIGELGTSNAIGVVSGNGQRELLEMGYVPGTIEVQVGEIVYTTGQDGIYPPGLKLGEVVEVRPGSATVPQQIFIRPSARLYSMEEVAVLLYEPPQRPEYEKTLPNAAAEDKKRKP